From the Oleiphilus messinensis genome, one window contains:
- a CDS encoding acyl-CoA thioesterase, which translates to MSEEKTLVDTTEIDTRWGDQDKYGHINNTVYFRFVEEARVQWFEKLGYGVDGSGDGPIILKTGATFLKELNYPTRIQVKSYAGTPGNSSLPMYHEIIDSEDGSVYCTAYVTVVWYDHSSKSSMRLPDSLREHIAQLDKNPSV; encoded by the coding sequence ATGAGCGAAGAAAAAACATTGGTCGATACGACCGAAATCGACACCCGCTGGGGTGACCAGGACAAATACGGGCACATAAACAACACCGTTTATTTCCGTTTTGTCGAAGAAGCACGAGTACAGTGGTTTGAGAAACTGGGATACGGTGTAGACGGCTCCGGAGACGGGCCGATCATATTGAAAACCGGGGCGACTTTTCTCAAGGAGTTGAATTACCCCACCCGCATCCAGGTAAAAAGTTACGCGGGCACCCCGGGAAACTCAAGCCTGCCCATGTACCATGAAATCATAGACAGTGAAGACGGCTCGGTATACTGCACGGCATATGTTACTGTAGTCTGGTACGACCATAGCAGTAAATCATCCATGCGCTTGCCTGATTCCCTTAGAGAACACATAGCTCAATTGGACAAAAATCCTTCGGTTTGA
- a CDS encoding DUF3336 domain-containing protein, with the protein MVGKIKNLRKALAEATTYERWIAIALELDYLERKVEWKESFRCNLYNYELIYHRLNQLKVLHEQKNVAELARALREGLHHDLGNMGNPALYERSYVGTKHLIEEYVSQVCFALNYVCDSELPDLAGQKKVEFFKDTLLSFGRPALLLSGGASLGVFHIGVVKALWTRGLLPKIIAGSSVGSIIAGMLGTHTDAELPGMWDPETHNLRAWKWNGLFKGFLGKGFMDPKTLRACLRSNIGEFSFQEAYERTGRSINITVSPTEHHQMPRLLSRYTSPYLLVWSASQASCSVPGIFPPTKLLKKDESGELTAYMPKLRWVDGSVVSDLPIERLMHLYDVNFSIVSQTNPHIVPFLTHQKNRQNAGMLTWPGRFLKSEVEFRGKALFDFLRKRIGPEALRQLSGQAYTILAQSYYGDVTIAPQYDYRHYASLLKNPTNEFVNEMILAGERATWPKIAMIKTHAKISQTLERCIARAEEKCVAEAPVLRLKKGNAA; encoded by the coding sequence ATGGTTGGAAAAATTAAAAATCTTCGCAAGGCGTTAGCTGAGGCGACCACGTACGAACGTTGGATCGCAATCGCGTTGGAGCTTGATTATCTCGAACGAAAAGTGGAGTGGAAGGAGTCGTTCCGCTGTAACCTCTATAACTATGAATTAATCTATCACCGCCTGAACCAGCTGAAGGTACTCCACGAACAAAAAAATGTTGCTGAATTGGCCAGAGCATTGCGTGAAGGCCTGCATCATGACCTCGGCAATATGGGCAATCCCGCACTTTACGAGCGCAGTTATGTCGGCACAAAACATCTGATTGAGGAATATGTAAGCCAGGTGTGTTTTGCCCTGAACTATGTTTGTGACAGTGAGCTCCCGGATCTGGCGGGGCAGAAAAAAGTTGAATTTTTCAAAGATACTCTCCTGAGTTTCGGTCGACCCGCATTGTTGTTAAGTGGTGGCGCTTCGCTGGGTGTTTTCCATATTGGTGTTGTCAAAGCCCTCTGGACCCGGGGGTTGTTGCCAAAAATCATTGCGGGCTCCAGTGTCGGCTCAATCATTGCCGGGATGTTGGGGACACACACTGACGCAGAGTTGCCCGGTATGTGGGATCCGGAAACCCATAATCTGAGAGCCTGGAAGTGGAACGGGTTGTTTAAAGGATTTCTGGGTAAAGGGTTTATGGATCCGAAGACCCTGAGGGCTTGTTTACGGTCGAATATCGGTGAGTTTTCATTTCAGGAAGCTTATGAGCGGACTGGGCGAAGTATCAATATTACGGTTTCTCCCACAGAGCATCACCAAATGCCGAGGTTATTAAGTCGCTATACCTCTCCGTATCTTTTGGTCTGGAGTGCGTCCCAGGCGTCATGTTCTGTACCCGGTATTTTCCCGCCGACCAAATTGTTGAAAAAAGATGAATCGGGAGAACTCACCGCCTACATGCCCAAATTGCGATGGGTCGATGGTTCTGTTGTCAGTGATTTACCCATCGAGCGCTTAATGCATTTGTATGATGTCAATTTTTCCATCGTCAGCCAGACCAATCCCCACATCGTTCCGTTTTTGACCCATCAAAAGAACCGCCAGAATGCCGGAATGCTAACCTGGCCCGGTCGCTTTTTGAAGTCCGAAGTCGAGTTTCGAGGTAAAGCCTTGTTTGATTTTCTGCGTAAACGAATTGGCCCGGAAGCGTTGCGACAATTATCCGGCCAGGCCTATACCATTCTTGCCCAGAGTTACTATGGTGATGTCACCATTGCCCCTCAATATGATTACCGTCATTACGCCAGTTTGCTGAAAAACCCAACCAATGAATTTGTTAACGAAATGATCCTGGCGGGGGAAAGAGCAACCTGGCCGAAGATTGCGATGATCAAAACCCATGCGAAGATCAGTCAGACCCTGGAAAGGTGTATTGCCCGTGCCGAAGAGAAATGTGTTGCGGAAGCACCTGTTCTACGCTTAAAAAAAGGTAATGCGGCCTGA
- a CDS encoding beta-ketoacyl-ACP synthase III gives MVIRAAISGTGLFTPNESISNDELVDAFNKWVEQFNSDNATKIAAGELAAKEPSSSAFIEKASGIKSRYVMNKSGILDPARMKPSLPERHNDEPSIQCEMAVSAAREALHQAGRTAEDIDAVIVACSNLQRPYPAVSVEIQAALGINGFAYDMNVACSSATFGIQAAYNAVQAGNARAVLVINPEICTAHLNFRDRDSHFIFGDACTAIVVEAVRDDTASNAFEILGTQLKTLYSNNIRNNFGFLNRCDESGVDLPDKLFIQQGRKVFKEVVPLVSTMIQEHLSEIGLSAEDVTRMWLHQANLSMNQLIAKKVLGREASATEAPVILDEYANTSSAGSIIAFHKYKDDLAEGEQGVICSFGAGYSAGSVLLKKLG, from the coding sequence ATGGTGATAAGAGCTGCTATCAGTGGTACGGGATTGTTTACACCCAATGAATCTATTTCAAATGATGAGCTCGTAGATGCTTTTAACAAGTGGGTAGAGCAATTTAACAGTGACAATGCGACAAAAATTGCCGCCGGTGAGCTCGCCGCGAAGGAGCCTTCTTCGAGCGCATTCATCGAGAAGGCCTCTGGTATCAAGTCGCGTTATGTGATGAATAAGTCGGGGATTCTGGATCCCGCGAGGATGAAACCATCTTTACCCGAGCGCCACAATGATGAGCCGAGTATCCAATGTGAAATGGCTGTTTCTGCTGCGAGGGAAGCGTTGCATCAAGCCGGGCGTACAGCCGAAGATATTGATGCGGTTATTGTAGCCTGTTCCAATTTGCAGCGACCTTATCCGGCAGTTTCTGTCGAAATTCAGGCTGCATTGGGCATCAATGGCTTTGCTTATGATATGAATGTCGCCTGTTCTTCAGCCACATTTGGCATACAGGCTGCTTATAACGCGGTGCAGGCGGGTAATGCCCGTGCGGTATTGGTGATCAATCCTGAGATCTGTACTGCCCACCTTAATTTCAGGGATCGTGACAGTCACTTTATTTTTGGTGATGCCTGTACAGCAATTGTTGTAGAAGCTGTAAGAGACGATACGGCCTCAAATGCCTTTGAAATTCTGGGTACACAGCTTAAAACGCTGTATTCCAATAATATTCGCAATAATTTTGGCTTCTTGAATCGCTGTGATGAGTCTGGCGTCGATTTACCGGACAAGCTCTTTATCCAGCAGGGTCGAAAAGTTTTCAAGGAAGTTGTTCCCCTGGTATCCACCATGATTCAGGAGCATTTGTCCGAGATCGGTTTATCTGCGGAGGATGTAACCCGAATGTGGCTGCATCAGGCAAACCTGAGTATGAATCAGTTGATCGCGAAGAAAGTGTTGGGGCGTGAAGCCAGTGCAACGGAAGCGCCCGTTATTCTCGATGAGTATGCCAACACCAGTTCGGCAGGATCCATAATTGCTTTCCACAAATACAAAGATGATCTGGCTGAAGGGGAGCAGGGTGTGATTTGTTCTTTCGGTGCGGGTTACTCTGCGGGCTCAGTGCTGCTCAAGAAGCTGGGCTGA
- a CDS encoding MlaA family lipoprotein: MKKYWIVSLLMSLSCLAYGEADQGKADRLGVDVESQEMVDPWYGFNYQMFEFNQAVDHYFLKPIAQGYRYITPELIDQGITNVFQNLGDVNTVANSLLQLKPHKSAMTTSRIMFNTTFGIFGFFDVATEFGIERDREDFGQTLAYWGLPAGNYLMLPLLGPSNPRDLLGRVGDFFMPSPVSISIDSDAARYAITAVRVVDVRADLIPAERMVFGDKYQFIRNAYLQNREFLINDGVVEDTFSAEDDAFLEDF, from the coding sequence ATGAAAAAGTACTGGATTGTTTCACTGCTGATGTCTTTGTCTTGTCTGGCATATGGGGAAGCGGATCAAGGGAAAGCGGATAGACTCGGAGTCGATGTTGAATCTCAAGAAATGGTAGATCCTTGGTACGGTTTTAATTATCAGATGTTTGAGTTTAATCAGGCGGTTGATCATTATTTTTTAAAACCGATCGCGCAGGGGTATCGCTACATCACGCCTGAACTGATTGATCAGGGCATCACCAACGTGTTCCAGAATCTTGGCGACGTGAATACCGTTGCCAATTCGCTCTTGCAATTAAAGCCCCATAAATCCGCAATGACGACCAGCCGTATAATGTTTAATACAACATTTGGTATTTTCGGTTTTTTTGATGTAGCGACAGAGTTTGGTATCGAGCGGGACCGGGAAGACTTTGGTCAAACCCTGGCCTATTGGGGGCTGCCCGCGGGTAATTATTTGATGCTGCCATTGTTAGGCCCTTCAAATCCCCGTGATTTACTTGGCAGGGTAGGGGATTTTTTCATGCCCAGCCCGGTGAGCATTTCCATCGATTCCGATGCGGCGCGCTATGCCATTACTGCTGTCCGTGTGGTTGATGTGAGAGCCGACCTCATTCCGGCTGAACGTATGGTATTTGGCGACAAGTACCAGTTCATTCGAAATGCCTACCTTCAGAACCGTGAATTTCTCATCAATGATGGCGTTGTCGAAGATACATTCTCGGCAGAGGATGATGCCTTCTTGGAGGACTTTTAA